The Streptomyces sp. Alt3 genome has a segment encoding these proteins:
- a CDS encoding carboxymuconolactone decarboxylase family protein, with protein sequence MNGTEADRADKRVYVDKRSPKAFHALTATAEAVRTVAQEAGLDRTLVELVNLRVSQINGCAYCLDVHTRAALREGETTRRLGVLAAWRDTEVFTAQERAALALAEATTHPADAALQEDAYATARRSLSEEEISAVIWVAVTINAFNRVSIMSKHPVRGVPRQ encoded by the coding sequence GTGAACGGTACGGAGGCGGATCGTGCGGACAAGCGGGTCTACGTGGACAAGCGGAGCCCGAAGGCCTTCCACGCCCTGACCGCCACGGCCGAAGCGGTGCGCACGGTCGCCCAGGAGGCGGGGCTGGACCGCACTCTGGTCGAACTGGTCAACCTGCGGGTGTCACAGATCAACGGCTGCGCCTACTGCCTGGACGTCCACACCCGGGCCGCCCTGCGGGAGGGCGAGACGACCCGGCGACTGGGCGTGCTGGCAGCCTGGCGCGACACCGAGGTGTTCACCGCCCAGGAGCGTGCCGCACTCGCCCTCGCCGAGGCGACGACGCACCCCGCCGACGCCGCCCTCCAGGAGGACGCCTACGCCACGGCCCGCCGGTCCCTCTCCGAGGAGGAGATCTCGGCCGTGATCTGGGTCGCCGTCACGATCAACGCCTTCAACCGGGTGTCGATCATGAGCAAGCACCCCGTGCGTGGCGTTCCCCGGCAGTGA
- a CDS encoding pirin family protein has protein sequence MSGVETDLAAPGTGPGAGIEVLTPRDVPLGGPRAMTVRRTLPQRARTLIGAWCFIDHYGPDDVAETGGMDVAPHPHIGLQTVSWLFSGEIEHRDSLGSHAFVRPGELNLMTGGHGISHTEVSTPGTTLLHGVQLWVALPGEHRDTGRDFRHHVPAPVRLDGAVIRVFLGSLAGDTSPVPAFTPLLGAEIVLEPHTTTTLDVDPAFEHGLLVDQGSVRLDGTPLRGAELGYTGTGNRTITLANETDAPARAVLVGGTPFEERIVMWWNFVGRSHEDIVEARTDWEASSDRFGHVDGYPGERIPAPALPNATIAPRGNPTRPKGSTR, from the coding sequence ATGAGCGGTGTGGAGACGGACCTGGCCGCACCGGGGACCGGCCCCGGGGCCGGCATCGAGGTCCTCACGCCGCGGGACGTCCCCCTCGGCGGCCCGAGGGCGATGACTGTGCGGCGCACGCTGCCGCAGCGGGCCAGGACGCTCATCGGGGCCTGGTGCTTCATCGACCACTACGGCCCGGACGACGTCGCGGAGACGGGCGGGATGGATGTGGCCCCGCATCCGCACATCGGCCTGCAGACGGTGAGCTGGCTGTTCAGCGGGGAGATCGAGCACCGTGACAGCCTGGGCAGCCACGCCTTCGTGCGTCCTGGGGAGCTGAACCTCATGACCGGTGGCCACGGCATCAGTCACACGGAGGTCTCCACCCCCGGCACCACGCTCCTGCACGGCGTCCAGCTGTGGGTGGCACTCCCCGGGGAGCACCGGGACACCGGCCGCGACTTCCGGCACCACGTACCGGCACCGGTCCGCCTGGACGGAGCGGTGATCCGGGTGTTCCTCGGCTCGCTCGCCGGGGACACCTCGCCGGTCCCCGCCTTCACCCCGCTGCTCGGCGCCGAGATCGTCCTCGAACCGCACACCACCACGACCCTCGACGTCGATCCGGCCTTCGAGCACGGCCTCCTCGTCGACCAGGGCAGCGTCCGTCTGGACGGAACGCCGCTGCGCGGTGCCGAACTGGGCTACACCGGGACGGGGAACCGCACGATCACCCTGGCCAACGAGACGGACGCCCCCGCCCGGGCCGTGCTCGTGGGCGGAACTCCGTTCGAGGAACGGATCGTCATGTGGTGGAATTTCGTGGGCCGCAGCCACGAGGACATCGTCGAGGCACGCACGGACTGGGAGGCATCCTCCGACCGCTTCGGCCATGTCGACGGCTACCCCGGCGAACGCATCCCCGCCCCTGCCCTCCCGAACGCCACCATCGCACCGCGTGGCAACCCGACCCGCCCGAAAGGCAGCACACGATGA
- a CDS encoding GNAT family N-acetyltransferase, translating to MTQAAAPLVRNADARHRYEILVGEVTAGFTAYRDRDGQRVFFHTETDDAFAGQGLASVLVQEALSDVRDTGRRIVPVCPYVAKFLKKHQEFADITDPVTPEILQWLDTALAG from the coding sequence ATGACCCAGGCCGCCGCCCCCCTCGTCCGGAACGCGGACGCCCGGCACCGCTACGAGATCCTGGTCGGCGAGGTGACGGCGGGCTTCACGGCCTACCGTGACCGCGACGGGCAACGTGTCTTCTTCCACACGGAGACCGACGACGCGTTCGCAGGCCAGGGGCTTGCCTCCGTCCTCGTGCAGGAGGCCCTGAGCGACGTGCGGGACACGGGCAGGCGGATCGTTCCGGTCTGCCCGTACGTGGCGAAGTTCCTCAAGAAGCACCAGGAGTTCGCCGACATCACCGACCCGGTCACGCCCGAGATCCTGCAGTGGCTGGACACCGCCCTGGCCGGCTGA
- a CDS encoding glycoside hydrolase family 43 protein: MAFFDNPVIPGFSPDPSICRVGEDYYVATSSFEYVPGVPLWHSRDLVHWRLIGHALDRPSQLALPDDAPSSCGVYAPTLRHHDGRFWLITTVVAGSGNILVTAEDPAGPWSEPVPVGIPGIDPDLVWDDEGNCWCVFSHDGIRGVRIEPETGELLGEPVEMWSGSGLQYPEGPHLYRIGDWWYLLLSEGGTERGHAMSVARARSLPGPFEPHPDNPVLSHRSTGHPVQNTGHGDLVRAHDDTWWMVLLGTRPRGDTPKFHGMGRETFLVPVRWEDEWPLPGPLELRAPAPGLAPHPWPAEPHRDDFGSPALAPCWVSLRRQDPGAVRLGERPGHLVLHARADSMDKPGALFVGRRQQDPHCVARTRIDVGEASRGGLAVRLDEAHHYQVEVEGDTVRAVARIGPSRTTVAERRVPPGPLTLRVDVSTEDVLPPTVTVRPADPGAEAPSGLRVGGPDTLRLGYETEDGHVEILAELDGRYLTTEVAGGFTGRVIGMYATRGTAAFDWFELRPA, encoded by the coding sequence ATGGCGTTCTTCGACAATCCCGTGATACCCGGCTTCAGTCCGGATCCGAGCATCTGCCGCGTAGGCGAGGACTACTACGTGGCGACGTCCAGCTTCGAGTACGTGCCCGGTGTACCGCTGTGGCACAGCAGGGACCTGGTGCACTGGCGGCTGATCGGCCACGCGCTGGACCGCCCGTCACAGTTGGCGCTGCCCGACGACGCCCCGTCCTCGTGCGGGGTGTACGCCCCCACGCTGCGGCACCACGACGGCCGTTTCTGGTTGATCACGACCGTGGTGGCCGGGTCGGGCAACATCCTGGTGACCGCCGAGGACCCCGCCGGTCCGTGGTCGGAACCCGTGCCGGTCGGCATTCCCGGCATCGACCCCGATCTGGTCTGGGACGACGAGGGGAACTGCTGGTGCGTGTTCTCCCACGACGGGATCCGCGGGGTGCGGATCGAACCGGAGACCGGCGAACTGCTCGGCGAGCCGGTGGAGATGTGGTCGGGCAGCGGGCTCCAGTACCCCGAGGGCCCGCACCTCTACCGGATCGGTGACTGGTGGTACCTGCTGCTGTCGGAGGGCGGGACGGAACGCGGGCACGCGATGTCGGTGGCCAGGGCCCGCTCGCTGCCCGGACCGTTCGAACCGCACCCGGACAACCCCGTGCTGTCCCACCGCAGTACGGGCCACCCGGTGCAGAACACCGGGCACGGCGACCTGGTGCGGGCGCACGACGACACCTGGTGGATGGTGCTGCTGGGCACCCGGCCCCGCGGTGACACGCCGAAGTTCCACGGTATGGGCCGGGAGACGTTCCTGGTGCCGGTGCGGTGGGAGGACGAGTGGCCGCTGCCGGGACCGCTGGAACTGCGCGCCCCGGCACCGGGGCTCGCTCCGCATCCCTGGCCCGCCGAGCCGCACCGCGACGACTTCGGCTCACCCGCCCTCGCGCCCTGCTGGGTTTCGCTGAGGAGGCAGGACCCGGGTGCCGTACGCCTCGGCGAACGCCCCGGCCACCTGGTGCTGCACGCCCGTGCGGACAGCATGGACAAGCCCGGAGCGCTGTTCGTGGGACGGCGGCAGCAGGACCCTCACTGCGTCGCCCGGACGCGGATCGACGTCGGCGAGGCGAGCCGGGGCGGTCTCGCCGTCCGGCTGGACGAGGCGCACCACTACCAGGTCGAGGTGGAGGGCGACACCGTGCGAGCGGTCGCCCGCATCGGCCCCTCCCGTACGACGGTCGCCGAACGGCGTGTACCCCCGGGGCCCTTGACGCTGCGGGTCGACGTGAGCACCGAGGATGTCCTGCCGCCCACCGTCACCGTACGTCCTGCCGACCCCGGCGCGGAGGCCCCCTCCGGCCTCCGTGTCGGTGGCCCGGACACCCTCCGCCTCGGTTACGAGACCGAGGACGGCCACGTCGAGATCCTCGCGGAACTCGACGGACGTTACCTCACCACCGAGGTCGCGGGCGGCTTCACCGGCCGGGTCATCGGCATGTACGCGACCCGGGGAACCGCGGCCTTCGACTGGTTCGAGCTGCGGCCGGCCTGA
- a CDS encoding ABC transporter ATP-binding protein codes for MQVTVTDSSAAGVETPPPPPPATITFEGKHGKNPLAEASFGALCMRLPAILAHTARRAWAVDRAGAVLLLVCQLLTGTAAALVLAFTARAMTHLLAAGPVSERLHAALPALTVVAAAAGFGRVSSALSSYADSRITPLLTTEADLSLVSAVCRVEASAYGEDGFADRQEAAEVGVTRTRTMVQDAQRFMAALIRMIAATGVITALHWMMLPLLLLAVLPAGIGAVLSARVDYETHYNNVADRNVRSMMRWWATYSRYGDEVRANGMTGYLIHWYRALSDRIDRRTLTAAPRMLRIVLATSALGGVFLLGTWAALAWLAVTGRVALPVAATAVVAVQTALAALSQFVVHGAAMFHTSLYLADMRSFLDMADERAPQRGTATVPDRVDEIRLDEVVHRYPGRDEPAVAGVSLTLRRGEILAVVGENGSGKSTLAKLITGILLADKGRVLWDGTDLADADPEAVWRRTALVPQNFACWPLRARENVTLGRPRTYDDGPVWEAVDAVGMRETVEKLPQGLDTLLARELWGGAELSGGQWQRLACARALYRRTPLLILDEPTSQMDQRGEHRIFLEIRRIAAERMTVVVTHQLENTRLADRIVVMRAGRVVEQGTYEELAHGGSLFAELLALAQDR; via the coding sequence ATGCAGGTGACCGTCACCGATTCCTCGGCCGCCGGAGTGGAGACGCCTCCCCCTCCGCCCCCGGCCACCATCACCTTCGAGGGCAAGCACGGCAAGAACCCCCTGGCCGAGGCCAGTTTCGGGGCACTGTGCATGCGCCTGCCCGCGATCCTCGCGCACACCGCACGCAGGGCCTGGGCCGTCGACAGGGCCGGCGCGGTGCTGCTCCTGGTCTGCCAGCTCCTCACGGGAACCGCGGCAGCCCTCGTCCTCGCTTTCACCGCGCGGGCCATGACACATCTGCTCGCCGCGGGGCCGGTGTCCGAACGCCTGCACGCCGCGCTGCCCGCGCTGACCGTGGTCGCCGCCGCAGCCGGCTTCGGCCGCGTCAGCAGCGCCCTGTCCTCGTACGCGGATTCGAGGATCACCCCGCTGCTCACGACAGAGGCGGACCTCTCGCTCGTCTCCGCGGTGTGCCGTGTGGAGGCATCCGCGTACGGCGAGGACGGGTTCGCCGACCGGCAGGAGGCCGCCGAGGTCGGTGTCACCCGGACGCGGACGATGGTGCAGGACGCCCAGCGGTTCATGGCCGCCCTCATCCGGATGATCGCGGCGACCGGCGTCATCACGGCCCTGCACTGGATGATGCTGCCGCTGCTCCTGCTCGCCGTGCTCCCGGCGGGCATCGGTGCCGTGCTGTCCGCGCGCGTGGACTACGAGACGCACTACAACAACGTCGCCGACCGCAACGTGCGTTCCATGATGCGCTGGTGGGCCACCTACTCCCGCTACGGGGACGAGGTCCGGGCGAACGGCATGACCGGCTACCTCATCCACTGGTACCGCGCGCTGTCCGACCGGATCGACCGGCGCACCCTCACCGCGGCGCCCCGCATGCTGCGTATCGTCCTGGCCACCAGCGCCCTGGGCGGCGTGTTCCTGCTGGGTACCTGGGCCGCGCTCGCCTGGCTGGCCGTCACGGGGCGCGTCGCCCTGCCCGTCGCGGCCACCGCGGTCGTCGCCGTGCAGACCGCCCTGGCCGCTCTGTCGCAGTTCGTCGTCCACGGGGCCGCGATGTTCCACACCTCGCTCTACCTGGCGGACATGCGGTCCTTCCTCGACATGGCGGACGAACGCGCCCCCCAGCGCGGTACGGCGACCGTGCCCGACCGGGTGGACGAGATCCGGCTCGACGAGGTCGTCCACCGGTACCCCGGCCGGGACGAACCCGCCGTCGCGGGCGTATCGCTCACCTTGCGGCGCGGCGAGATCCTGGCGGTCGTCGGTGAGAACGGCTCGGGCAAGTCGACCCTGGCCAAGCTCATCACGGGGATCCTCCTGGCCGACAAGGGCCGCGTCCTGTGGGACGGCACCGATCTCGCCGACGCCGATCCCGAAGCCGTGTGGCGACGCACCGCCCTCGTCCCGCAGAACTTCGCCTGCTGGCCGCTGCGCGCCCGGGAGAACGTCACCCTCGGCCGGCCCAGGACGTACGACGACGGACCGGTGTGGGAAGCCGTCGACGCCGTGGGCATGCGCGAGACGGTGGAGAAGCTTCCCCAGGGGCTCGACACCCTCCTGGCCAGGGAACTCTGGGGCGGAGCCGAGCTGTCCGGCGGCCAGTGGCAGCGGCTCGCGTGTGCGCGGGCGCTGTACCGGCGCACTCCCCTGCTGATCCTGGACGAGCCCACGTCCCAGATGGACCAGCGCGGGGAGCACAGGATCTTCCTGGAGATCAGGCGCATCGCCGCGGAACGCATGACGGTCGTCGTCACGCACCAGCTCGAGAACACACGGCTGGCCGACCGTATCGTCGTCATGCGCGCAGGACGCGTCGTCGAGCAGGGCACGTACGAGGAACTCGCCCACGGGGGAAGCCTTTTCGCCGAGCTCCTGGCGCTCGCCCAGGACCGGTAG